The following DNA comes from Serinus canaria isolate serCan28SL12 chromosome 1A, serCan2020, whole genome shotgun sequence.
AATACACTTTTGTTAGTCCAAAGAAACACAAATCGAGCACACCGAAGGGCTCCCCGGCCGTGCGGCGGGGCGGGCTCTGCAAGCCACCAATCACCGCGCGGCTCCGCTCTAAAAATACGAGCATCTGACCCGGGCCAGCCCAATTGTGTTCGCCCGCTCCGCCGAGGAAGCTGCCGCGATGTCCGAGACCGCTCCCACCGCCGCCCCCGATGCGCCCGCGCCCGGCGCCAAGGCCGCCGCCAAGAAGCCGAAGAAGGCGGCGAGCGGCTCCAAAGCCCGCAAGCCCGCGGGGCCCAGCGTCACCGAGCTGATCACCAAGGCCGTGTCCGCCTCCAAGGAGCGCAAGGGGCTCTCGCTCGCCGCGCTCAAGAAGGCGCTGGCCGCCGGCGGCTACGATGTGGAGAAGAACAACAGCCGCATCAAGCTGGGGCTCAAGAGCCTCGTCAGCAAGGGCACCCTGGTGCAGACCAAGGGCACCGGCGCCTCCGGCTCTTTCCGGCTCAACAAGAAGCCGGgagaagtgaaggaaaaagcTCCGAAGAAAAGGGCGCCCGCAGCCAAGCCGAAGAAGCCGGCGGCGAAGAAGCCCGCCAGCGCTGCCAAGAAGCCCAAGAAAGCAGCGGCCGTGAAGAAGAGCCCCAAGAAGGCGAAGAAGCCGGCGGCTACCGCGGCCAAGAAAGCTGCCAAGAGCCCCAAGAAAGCCGCCAAGGCAGGGCGCCCCAAGAAGGCAGCCAAGAGCCCGGCTAAGGCAAAGGCCGTGAAGCCCAAAGCGGCCAAGCCCAAGGCAGCCAAACCCAAAGCGGCCAAGGCAAAGAAGGCAGCGCCCAAAAAGAAGTAAATTGTACCAGGAGAGTTTTGTTCTACATATTTTGTTATCCAACGGCTCTTTTAAGAGCCACCCACACTTTCCCTAAAGGAGCTGATGCACCGAGGTCGTCCGTAACCTGCAGCAGGGGTCCAGCAATTCGTAAGTCGTCAAGAGGTCAATTGTGTCTTGTGTTTCTTGTTTCCTAGGGATTACCGAAAGAAATAGTTAAGAATGCGGTAGAGCGCGGCGACTTTAGGGAAGTGTagacttttgtttttcctccaagTGATTACTTTGACTACCAAGAAACAATGTTTTATAATGATTTCATAAAAAATCGGGTGTAcgttttttttaaaggtatatTTTGTAACAAAATAATGCAATTGCCAGGCGCGCTATTACTGAGCCATGTCAAATCTATTGAATTATTTCTCTTAAAGTATCTCCGTAAATGCCTTTGTCTgttggggggagggaggaggggagggtaACTTTACAGACACAAAAATAGCCCTGATCTCTCCCAATCCTTTTGTTCCTAATGAGAAAGAATGCTCTAAGTATTGAAAAAGCCCGCCCTGCCCAAGGATTGGCCAGCGGAAATCCCGGCCCGCtgcccttccccctcccttcccgAAGACGATTACGCCTCGTATCTCTGGAACTGCATCAGCCACTCGGAGAAGAAAGAGGCGGATAAAGGGAGGTGGGACAGGAACCATAACCCAATAGTGTCCGTATGTTCTCAGACGTAAGAACTAAACGGAAAATATCCCGTACCAGGACGAAGTTGCACGGAGAGGTGGGCGTTTGGCACGAGTTTGTTAACAAAAATGTGGAAA
Coding sequences within:
- the LOC103825221 gene encoding histone H1.01; the encoded protein is MSETAPTAAPDAPAPGAKAAAKKPKKAASGSKARKPAGPSVTELITKAVSASKERKGLSLAALKKALAAGGYDVEKNNSRIKLGLKSLVSKGTLVQTKGTGASGSFRLNKKPGEVKEKAPKKRAPAAKPKKPAAKKPASAAKKPKKAAAVKKSPKKAKKPAATAAKKAAKSPKKAAKAGRPKKAAKSPAKAKAVKPKAAKPKAAKPKAAKAKKAAPKKK